TCGATCGCCTGCGGCGTGATCACCGGCAGGATATGCTCCTGGAAATAGTCCTTCATCCAGCGCGCATGCGCCGGCTCGCGCTTATCGTCGTCGAGGATGGTGATGCCGCATTCGGCGAGCAGTACCTGCAGCTCTTCCCAGGCTTTCTGCTGGTCCAGCTCGAGCTCGATCACCTTCTCGCGGATCGCGCCGAGCTGTTGCGAGGGGGTCATGCCCTCTATCGAGACTTCCTCGATCTGGCGGCGCACCTGCCCGGCGAGGCCGGCGACGCGGACCATGAGGAATTCGTCGAGGTTGCTGCCCGAGATCGACAAGAAGCGCAGCCGTTCCAGCACCGGATAGTCGGGGTTGCTGGCTTCGGCTAGCACGCGCTGGTTGAAGGTGAGCCAGGAAAGTTCGCGGTTGAAATACCGCACTTCGGCGCCGGCGGTCTGCCCCCCGCCGACACGGACCGTTTCCGTGGTCATCATATCCCCAACAGCCAGCATTCGTTCGGCTCCGCTTCCGCTGCCTATGTTACAATAGGATGACAGTAATGCGGCAGATATGAAGGAAAGCCGCTGCCGAACCCTAGCCGGTCAACGCTCGATGCGATAGTCGATCGGCTTGAATGTGCCGCCATTGCTCGCATAGGCGGAGCAGGCCGTCAGGCCGACGATCAGGTCTTCCTCGGCGCGAAAGGCGATGCGGTCACCCGGCTTGCTCAGCGGCGGCTCGACGCGGATCGTGCCGTCGGCAGCGATGGGGACGTTCATGAAGCAGTTGAAGGCGACCGGGATCATGTCGGGCGTCACGCCCCAGGGCGAGAGGGCTTCTGCGAGATTGCCGAAGCACCCGCGGTGGACCGGCTTGTCGGGATAGAAGTGGCGGAAGGTGTCCTCGCTGCACGGTGTCAGCAGGAAATCGTGCGCGCCGACCGTGTCCTCCTCGATCGTCAGCAGCACACGGCTGCGGTTGGACCAGAGGCGGTTGCCGGTGGTAAGCCGGATGGTCTCTTCGTAGTCGAGCGTGCGCCCGTTGCTGATGACCTCGCGCAGGTCGAAGCGGCCGAAAGCGAGCAGGTCGGCAACCTGGCAGCCCTCGGGGTCGCTGACCACCAGCCGTTCGCCCTCGCGGAGCGGAAAGGCGGTGCCCGATCGCGGCAGGATGCGGTGGCTCTCGTTCATTCTTCTGTCCGGGGGTCGCGAAACGGACATTGCCAGTCGGGCCCGACCGCGCGGCCGCTGTACTGCGCCGCCTCGCTCGCGTCACCGTGCCGCGCGAGCATCGGATTGACCGAGCCGGCGAGATCGATGTCGCGCTCGAGGATCGTCTCACGGATCCGTTCGTAGCGGCCCTCGGCGCGTAGCTGCTGGAACTGGTCGTGGAGGTTGAACACCAGCGCCGGGTGCTCGAAGCGCCGGGCGGGCCGGCTGGCGTTGGGATGTAGTCCGACGACGAAAAATGCCTCGCCGCCAAAGCTCAGCGAGAAATGCGGGTCGTCGGGATCGCCGCTCACCCGTTCGTCATAGGGCTGGTCGAGCCAGGCGTCCTTGTCGGCAAGCGACTGCACGCGCGTCCAGAGCGCGGCCTCGAACTGCGTTTCGCTGAGGTCGCCGGGCTCGGCGAAGACGAAGGCGATCGAGCGGAACAGGCCGGGGTCCCGGCGGTAAGCCTTCGCCCAGGCGAGCAGCTTGCGATGGATCCGCACGTCGTCCCAGGCGCTGACGATCGACCAGCAGGCGACGGTCTTGAGCGTCCCGCGCGAGAGCGCCGACTTGGCGCCGACGCAAGGGAAGGCAGCATCGCGCACGAACGTCTCGAACAATTGCCTGAGGCGCTGGTCTTCCAGATCGTCGACGAGCATGGTTGCTATATCTCCAAGAAAACAGCGGATTAGGTGGCGGCCCCTAGCCAATGATGCGGCACGCGGATTGTTCCCGCTCGATCGTCCAGTTCACTCGCAGCAGCGTTGACGCCCGCGGCGTTTTTGCCCCAAGGCCGAAGGCAACAAATTTGGGGCAGGATATGCAGGCAACCCGTGCGGCGGAGGAAAGTCCCGCTGCGGCCTTGATGGCCGCGGACGGCGTTCCGACGCCGCGGCGCTATGCCGCCATCGTCGCGGTCTCGCTCGGCACGATGATCTCGATCATCGACACCGGCAGCCTCAACATCGCGCTGCCGACCCTGGCGCAGGAACTTCACGTCGCGCCCTCGGCCGTGGTCCTGCTCGTCACCGCCTATCAACTCGTGCTGATCATGACCGTGCTTCCGCTCTCGGCGCTCGGCGACCGGCTCGGCCACCGCACGCTCTACCAGTACGGCCAGATGCTCTACCTCGTCGCCACGCTGTTCTGCTTCGTCGCGCACAGCCTGCCGGCGCTGCTGGTGATCCGCACGCTCCAGGCGCTCGGCGCGGCGGCAACGTCGAGCGTTTCTTCTGCGATGGTCCGGCAGATCTATCCGCAGGCGCGTCTGGGGCGCGGCATGGCGCTCAACACGATGCTGGCGACCATGGCCTCGACCCTGGCGCCGAGCCTCGGCGGGCTGATCCTGAGCCACGCGCGCTGGCCCTGGCTCTTCGCCATCTGCCTGCCGCTGGGTCTGGGCTCGCTATTGGTGGGCGGCAAGGCGCTGCCCGATCCGATCCGGCGTGACCAGCCTTACGACGTCACGGCGGCGCTGCTCTGCGCCGCGACTTTCGGGCTGGCAGTGGTCGGACTCGAAGGCGCGGTGCACGGCTTCGCCCCGGTTCTGACCGGCGCGCTGCTGATCGCCGCGCTGGCCATCGGCACGGCTTTCGTCCGGCGCGAGGCCGAGCAGGATACGCCCGTGCTGCCGGTCGACCTGCTGCGCGAGCGGCAGATCGCGCTTTCTTCGGTGGCGGGGCTGATGGGCTCGATGGCGACGATGACGATCATGATCACGCTGCCTTTCCGCCTGCAGCACCAGTTCGGCTATTCGCCGACCGAGGCCGGGCTGGTCTATGCCGCCTGGCCGATGGCGCTGATCCTGTTCGCGCCGATCTCCGGCATACTTTCGGACCGGTTCCGGCCTGGCCTGCTCGGGCTGATCGGGACCCTGCTGGGCGTGGCCGGCATGGTGCTGCTGGCCTGGTTGCCCGACAAGCCCAGCCATTTCGACATCATGTGGCGGCTGGTGGTGATTTCGGCCGGATCGGGCACTTTCTTCGCGCCCAATGCGCGGCAGATCATCTTCGCCGCGCCCATGGCCCGCGCCGCCGCGGCGGGCGGGCTGACCCAGACGACGCGGATGGCAGGCCAGGTTCTCGGATCGACGGTGACCGCCGGTCTGCTCGCTTTCGGTGTCGGGTCGGGCGAAGTGCCCTCGATCGTCGCGGCGTCGCTGTTCTCGGTGAGCGGGCTCTGCTGCCTGGTCTTGCTCGGATTGGGGCGTTCCGAACGCTAGTTGCCGGACGATAGCTGGGGCATGCTGGACGATCGGTGCGTGCGCCAATCAAACAAACACTTGCTGCGCATCGCCCCAGCGATAGTATGGTAGTCGATCGGCGGGCGATGCGGATCGTATATCTTCGGCTTTTTCAGGCGTGCCTCTTTGCGCGCATCCGAAGTGTGCGCACAACTCCAACGTCCCCGACTGGTCGAAACGTGTCTGCCGAAAAAGGCAGAACGCCAGGGAGGGAATGATGAAAGTGAGCACACGCAGAATCTGTCTTGCTGCCACGGCGCTGGGCGTCGTCCTGTCGACCCCGGCCCTCGCGCAGAGCGACGGCGATGCGAGCGACATCGTCGTCACCGCCCGCCGCGTCGAGGAACGCCTGCAGGACGTGCCGATCTCGATCACGGTGTTCAACCAGGATCAGCTCGACGATCGCAATATCACCACAGCCACCGATCTGGCCTTCTACACGCCGTCGCTGACCGCCAACTCGCGGTTCGGTTCGGACAAGGCGTCGTTCACGATCCGCGGCTTCAACCAGGACGGTAAGACCGCGCCGACGGTGGGTGTCTACTTCGCCGAAGTCGTGTCGATCCGTGCCAACTCGGGCACCGGCGGCGGCAACGGCGCGGGGCCGGGTTCGTTCTTCGACCTGCAGAACGTCCAGGTCCTCAAGGGCCCGCAGGGCACCCTGTTTGGCCGCAACACGACGGGCGGCGCCATCCTGCTCGTGCCGCAGCGCCCGACGGGCGACCTCGAAGGCTATGTCGAAGGCTCGGTCGGCAACTATAACCTGCTGCGCGCCCAGGGCGTGCTCAACATTCCGCTGGCCGATACCTTCAAGGTCCGCCTCGGCATCGACCGGCAGAAGCGCGACGGCTACCTGCGCAACAAGAGCGGCATCGGTCCCAAGGACTTCGCCGACATCGATTATGTCGCGGCGCGCCTCAGCATCCTGGCCGAGCTGACGCCGGACCTGGAGAACTACACGATCGCGTCCTACAGCCGATCGGACACCAATGGCCCGATGTTCAAGATCGGCGCCTGCGAGCGCAATCCGGCGCTGCGGACTGGCCGCGGCGTTTTCGCGGGGCCGTTCGCCTGCGCCCAGATCGATCGCCAGAACGCGCGCGGCGACGGGTATTACGACGTCGAGAATTCCTTCGCGACGCCGCAAAGCCTGCTCGAGCAGTGGCAGGTCATCAACACGACGACCTGGAAAGCCAGCGATACGCTGACGATCAAGAACATCATGAGCTTCGGCGAGTACCGCGAGCGCTATGCCGGCAACATCGGCGGCGAGTTCCTGGTGCAGACCGCGGGACCGCTCGCGGGTCTGCCGCTCAGCACGACTCTGACCGCGCCTTTCCCGCACGCATTCTCGAACTTCCAGAGCGCTTTCACCGAAGAGTTCCAGATCCAGGGCAACAGCGGCGACAACCGCCTGAAGTACCAGGTCGGCGCCTATTTCGAGCAGACCAAACCGAACGGCTCGGGCGACACGACGCTGTCGGGCGCTTTCGTCAACTGCACGGACGTGTTCACCTATAAATGCACCGGCGTGTCGACCGCGCTGTCGGGCCTGGGGCTGATCTACAACCAGATCCAGAACCGCAACATCGGCCTCTATGCTCAGGGCAGCTATGACCTGACCGATCAACTCGCGGTCACCGCGGGTGTGCGCTACACGATAGACCGGATGGAAGGCCATGGCGGCCGTCTTTCGCTGCTGTTCGGTCAGCCCAACGTGATCACCGCGACGAGCTGCTCGAACCCGCGCTTCACGCCGCGGCCCGGCGACCTGAACCCGCGGCAGTGCGATTCCGGGCCGCTGGTCACCAAGTCGGAGAAGCCGACCTGGGTGATCGAT
The window above is part of the Novosphingobium sp. G106 genome. Proteins encoded here:
- a CDS encoding DUF1989 domain-containing protein; its protein translation is MNESHRILPRSGTAFPLREGERLVVSDPEGCQVADLLAFGRFDLREVISNGRTLDYEETIRLTTGNRLWSNRSRVLLTIEEDTVGAHDFLLTPCSEDTFRHFYPDKPVHRGCFGNLAEALSPWGVTPDMIPVAFNCFMNVPIAADGTIRVEPPLSKPGDRIAFRAEEDLIVGLTACSAYASNGGTFKPIDYRIER
- the gntA gene encoding guanitoxin biosynthesis heme-dependent pre-guanitoxin N-hydroxylase GntA, which translates into the protein MLVDDLEDQRLRQLFETFVRDAAFPCVGAKSALSRGTLKTVACWSIVSAWDDVRIHRKLLAWAKAYRRDPGLFRSIAFVFAEPGDLSETQFEAALWTRVQSLADKDAWLDQPYDERVSGDPDDPHFSLSFGGEAFFVVGLHPNASRPARRFEHPALVFNLHDQFQQLRAEGRYERIRETILERDIDLAGSVNPMLARHGDASEAAQYSGRAVGPDWQCPFRDPRTEE
- a CDS encoding MFS transporter, with the translated sequence MQATRAAEESPAAALMAADGVPTPRRYAAIVAVSLGTMISIIDTGSLNIALPTLAQELHVAPSAVVLLVTAYQLVLIMTVLPLSALGDRLGHRTLYQYGQMLYLVATLFCFVAHSLPALLVIRTLQALGAAATSSVSSAMVRQIYPQARLGRGMALNTMLATMASTLAPSLGGLILSHARWPWLFAICLPLGLGSLLVGGKALPDPIRRDQPYDVTAALLCAATFGLAVVGLEGAVHGFAPVLTGALLIAALAIGTAFVRREAEQDTPVLPVDLLRERQIALSSVAGLMGSMATMTIMITLPFRLQHQFGYSPTEAGLVYAAWPMALILFAPISGILSDRFRPGLLGLIGTLLGVAGMVLLAWLPDKPSHFDIMWRLVVISAGSGTFFAPNARQIIFAAPMARAAAAGGLTQTTRMAGQVLGSTVTAGLLAFGVGSGEVPSIVAASLFSVSGLCCLVLLGLGRSER
- a CDS encoding TonB-dependent receptor; translated protein: MKVSTRRICLAATALGVVLSTPALAQSDGDASDIVVTARRVEERLQDVPISITVFNQDQLDDRNITTATDLAFYTPSLTANSRFGSDKASFTIRGFNQDGKTAPTVGVYFAEVVSIRANSGTGGGNGAGPGSFFDLQNVQVLKGPQGTLFGRNTTGGAILLVPQRPTGDLEGYVEGSVGNYNLLRAQGVLNIPLADTFKVRLGIDRQKRDGYLRNKSGIGPKDFADIDYVAARLSILAELTPDLENYTIASYSRSDTNGPMFKIGACERNPALRTGRGVFAGPFACAQIDRQNARGDGYYDVENSFATPQSLLEQWQVINTTTWKASDTLTIKNIMSFGEYRERYAGNIGGEFLVQTAGPLAGLPLSTTLTAPFPHAFSNFQSAFTEEFQIQGNSGDNRLKYQVGAYFEQTKPNGSGDTTLSGAFVNCTDVFTYKCTGVSTALSGLGLIYNQIQNRNIGLYAQGSYDLTDQLAVTAGVRYTIDRMEGHGGRLSLLFGQPNVITATSCSNPRFTPRPGDLNPRQCDSGPLVTKSEKPTWVIDLEYKPITDVMVYAKYSRGYRQGGVDPSVISLEFWQPEKVDTYEIGGKTSFSSGSMRGYFNFAAFYNDFSNQQLSITFTGKAGSGITGARAIINAGKSRLWGIEADASVTLFDSLKLDAAYTYLNTELQEIAIPTIPATSPYNPPVIAIRTGGDLPFSPNHRVTLGATYTLPLDESVGRVSLGVNYVYTSTQLGVLEPIPFQKLPSTNLLNANINWDKVGGLPVDLSFFVTNLTQEKFPIAVGNSWASGYESFFLNSPRMYGVRVKYRFGN